The proteins below are encoded in one region of Actinomycetes bacterium:
- a CDS encoding tyrosine-type recombinase/integrase: MSLGRAGGTVAEGDPKSTRSRRRAPLAPFAVQAIRYTRDVQAGERAAAGSFYRDFGYLATNEIGEPMHPDTCSAEFQWIIAGARLRRIRLHDCRHSAISLLLAAGIPVVAVAGVKGHHPVVTQRIYAHMFEDDAHDAMAALDAVAACDTSVTS; this comes from the coding sequence GTGTCGCTCGGCCGCGCCGGAGGCACCGTGGCTGAGGGAGATCCGAAATCAACGCGCAGCCGCCGTCGAGCGCCACTGGCTCCCTTTGCAGTCCAGGCCATCCGGTACACGCGCGACGTCCAAGCCGGCGAGCGAGCGGCTGCCGGCAGCTTCTACCGCGACTTCGGTTACCTCGCCACGAACGAGATCGGGGAGCCTATGCACCCCGACACCTGCAGCGCCGAGTTCCAGTGGATCATCGCGGGCGCCAGACTCAGGCGGATCCGGCTCCACGACTGCCGCCACTCGGCGATCAGTCTGCTACTTGCGGCCGGCATCCCGGTGGTCGCGGTTGCCGGCGTCAAGGGACACCACCCCGTCGTCACCCAGCGGATCTACGCCCACATGTTCGAGGACGACGCCCACGACGCCATGGCTGCCCTGGACGCCGTCGCGGCTTGTGACACATCTGTGACAAGTTGA